Genomic window (candidate division WOR-3 bacterium):
TGCCGAAGACCTTGGTCTATGAAGAAACTTCACACTTTCGAGAATGTGATCATAAACCTGAAGCAGTTCTGGCAAAAGCAGGGATGTCTGTTATTCGAGCCCTATAACTCAGAAGTCGGCGCAGGCACGTTCAACCCGGCTACATTCTTGAGAATTCTGGACAACGACCCCTGGAATGTTTGTTACCTTGAGATATCAAAAAGACCTCGCGACGGAAGGTATGCGAAGAACCCGCTGCGTTTTCAGCAGTTCTATCAGTGCCAGGTGATCATGAAGCCAGCGCCGGACGACATTCAGCAGATCTATCTTCAATCACTCGAGCACCTCGGGCTAAAATTGAGGGAGCATGAAATCCGATTTGTGGAAGACGATTGGGAATCACCGACATTGGGGGCTTGGGGTTTGGGTTGGGAGGTCTGGCTGGATGGACTCGAGGTAACTCAATTTACTTATTTCCAGCAAGCCGGTGGAGTTGACTTGCAGGTCATACCGGTTGAGATTACTTATGGTCTCGAGAGAATAACGATGATCTTGCAGGACGTCCCTTCGGTTTTCGATGTCAAATGGAACAATACGTTGACATGGGGTTATGTCTACCGTCAGAACGAAATAGAGTATTCCAAATACAACTTCGAATCGGCGCCGGCTGACATCCTTGCTTCGCTTTTTGTTACCTATGAAAAAGAGGCGAACAGGTTGTTTGAAGAGGGGTTGGTATATCCAGGATATGACCACACGATAAAGTGTTCTCATCTATTCAACAT
Coding sequences:
- a CDS encoding glycine--tRNA ligase subunit alpha, producing the protein MKKLHTFENVIINLKQFWQKQGCLLFEPYNSEVGAGTFNPATFLRILDNDPWNVCYLEISKRPRDGRYAKNPLRFQQFYQCQVIMKPAPDDIQQIYLQSLEHLGLKLREHEIRFVEDDWESPTLGAWGLGWEVWLDGLEVTQFTYFQQAGGVDLQVIPVEITYGLERITMILQDVPSVFDVKWNNTLTWGYVYRQNEIEYSKYNFESAPADILASLFVTYEKEANRLFEEGLVYPGYDHTIKCSHLFNMLEARGAISISERAKYIGRVRALANKAAALYLSKNNEQANVSND